One stretch of Rhipicephalus sanguineus isolate Rsan-2018 chromosome 10, BIME_Rsan_1.4, whole genome shotgun sequence DNA includes these proteins:
- the LOC119406818 gene encoding zinc finger protein 271-like, with translation MYSCRQCTYVNNKKGNMKRHLRKHTGERPFPCHLCPAAFSQNTNLVAHLRTHTGERPFSCVHCNASFSTNAHLTEHLRTHTGERPFACAQCNASFPRKQILTDHMRTHTGERPYTCDLCSASFSLNTTLKKHMRAHTGECPFSCGYCNASFSVKRCLLRHIPLPSCSPLGIAGSPSLTSSEQYSALVSVEGEMYSCRQCNYVNNKKGNMERHLRRHTGERPFPCHLCPAAFSQNTNLVAHLRTHTGERPFSCVHCNASFSKNGHLTEHLRTHTGERPFACAQCNASFPRKHNLTEHMRTHTGERPFTCDLCNASFSHNVTLKKHMRTHTGERPFSCGYCNSSFSVKGNLLRHIRTHTGDQ, from the exons ATGTATTCCTGCCGGCAGTGCAC ctatgtgaaCAACAAAAAGGGGAATATGAAAAGACACCTTCGCAAGCATACGGGCGAGCGCCCATTCCCGTGCCACCTGTGTCCGGCTGCATTTAGTCAAAACACTAATCTCGTTGCTCACTTGCGCACCCACACTGGAGAGAGACCCTTTTCCTGTGTACACTGCAATGCGTCCTTTTCAACGAACGCGCACCTAACGGAGCacttgcgcacccacacaggagagcgtccttttgcctgtgcccagtgcAATGCATCTTTTCCGCGTAAACAGATTCTCACTgaccacatgcgcacccacacaggagagcgtccctacaCCTGTGACCtctgcagtgcatccttttctCTTAATACCACCCTCAAAAAACATATGCGTGCCCACACAGGAGAGTGTCCCTTTTCCTGTGGATACTGCAATGCGTCCTTTTCAGTGAAACGGTGTCTTCTTCGCCACATTC CATTGCCTTCCTGTTCTCCCCTTGGCATTGCAGGTTCCCCGTCTTTGACATCCAGTGAGCAGTACAGTGCACTCGTGTCCGTGGAAGGCGAAATGTATTCCTGCCGGCAGTGCAATTATGTGAACAACAAAAAGGGGAACATGGAAAGACACCTTCGCAGGCATACGGGCGAGCGTCCATTCCCGTGTCACCTCTGTCCAGCTGCATTTAGTCAAAACACTAATCTTGTTGCTCACTTGCGCACCCACACTGGAGAGAGACCCTTTTCCTGTGtacactgcaatgcatccttttcaaaGAACGGGCACCTAACGGAGCacttgcgcacccacacaggagagcggccttttgcctgtgcccagtgcAATGCATCTTTTCCGCGTAAACATAATCTCACTgaacacatgcgcacccacacgggAGAGCGTCCCTTCACCTGTGAcctctgcaatgcatccttttctcATAACGTCACCCTCAAAAAACATATGCgtacccacacaggagagcgtcccttttcctgtggaTACTGCAATTCGTCCTTTTCAGTGAAAGGGAATCTTCTTCGCCAcattcgcacccacacaggagatcAATAG